The genomic stretch TAAAATGCGCCTTAATTGGCCCAGGCAATATTGGTACAGATTTACTGTATAAATTACAACGTAGTGAAATTTTAGAGCCAGTCTGGATGGTGGGGATCGATCCGCAGTCTGAAGGCTTGCTTCGTGCAGCGCAAATGGGCTTAAAAACCACCAGTGATGGGGTGGATGGCTTGTTGCCACACGTTTTGGCGGATGAAGTGCAAATTGCATTTGATGCGACATCGGCTTATGTGCATGCGGAAAATAGTCGTAAGCTCAATGAACTTGGCGTATTGATGATTGATCTCACGCCTGCTGCAATCGGTCCTTTCTGTGTACCACCAGTGAATTTGAATGCCTTATTAGATGCTGGACAAGTACCCAATGTGAATATGGTGACTTGTGGTGGACAAGCCACCATTCCTATGGTTGCGGCAATTTCACAAGTACAGCCGGTTGCTTATGCAGAGATTATTGCAACGGTATCGACCAAGTCGGTTGGGCCGGGAACACGTAAAAACATTGATGAATTCACTCGAACCACGGCAGGGGCGATTGAGCAGGTGGGCGGTGCCAAGCAAGGCAAGGCCATTATTATTATCAATCCGGCTGAGCCGCCATTAATGATGCGCGACACGGTGCATTGTTTGGTTGAAGGTGAGCCAGATCAAGCTGCGATTACCGCATCCGTCCACGCCATGATTGCCCAAGTACAGCAATATGTACCCGGCTATCGCTTGGTGAATGGCCCGATCTTTGAAGATAATCGTGTTTCGGTGTATTTGGAAGTTCAGGGTCTTGGTGATTTCTTACCTGTTTATGCCGGTAATCTCGACATTATGACCGCTGCTGCTGCGCGCACTGCGGAAATGTTTGCTGAACGTCTTGTGAAACGTGCTGAGGAGTCTGCGCATGTCTAAAATTATTGTGCACGATATGACCTTGCGTGATGGTATGCATCCACAACGTCATCAAACAAGTATTGAACAAATGATTGCCATTTCAACTGCTTTAGACCAAGCAGGGGTGCCACTGATTGAAGTGACACATGGTGATGGCTTGGGTGGTTCGTCAGTGAACTATGGTTTTGCGGCCGCGACGGATGAGCAGTATCTGACTGCGGTGGTGCCGCGCATGCAGCAGGCTAAAATTTCAGCTTTACTGATTCCGGGAATTGGCACGGTCGACCATTTAAAAATGGCGCATGAGATTGGGGTGAGTACCATTCGTGTCGCCACGCACTGTACGGAAGCGGACGTGTCCGAGCAACACATCCATACGGCACGACAGTTGGGGATGGATACGGTTGGTTTCTTAATGTTGGCACATATGGCTACACCTGCGCAGCTGTTGCAAGAAGCTGAAAAAATGGTGTCCTATGGTGCTAACTGTATTTATGTCACCGACTCTGCTGGCTATATGTTGCCGCAAGATGTGACGGATCGTGTTGCAGCTTTACGCCAAAGTCTAGATGCCAAAATTGAAATTGGTTTTCATGGGCATCATAACTTGGGCATGGGAGTGGCTAACACCGTGGCCGCAGTTGATGCTGGGGCGACTCGGGTGGACTTGGCGGCGGCTGGTTTAGGGGCAGGTGCAGGCAATACACCACTTGAACTGTTTATTGCCGTTGCCAATCGTATGGGCTTGGAAACGGGTGTCGATCTGTTTAAGGTTCAAGATATTGCAGAAGACTTGGTGATTCCAATGATGCTCAATCCGATTCGTGCGGATCGCGATGCAGCGACGCTGGGGTATGCTGGGGTGTATTCATCGTTCTTATTGTTTGCTAAACGTGCAGAAGCAAAATATGGGGTTTCAGCACGTGAAATCTTAATGGAGCTTGGTCGTCGCGGCACCGTGGGCGGTCAGGAAGATATGATCGAAGATCTCGCTTTGACCATGTCTAAAGCCAAGGCAGCACAAAGCTAAGTCGCGGTAAGACATTTGGGAATTGACGCCAGTTCGCGGTATGCGAACTGGCGTTTTTTTATTTGTGGCTAGTGCATGAGTAAATGTTGTTTGAAAATATTGAGGAACGTCACGACTCAATTTGGACGGGACGTGCTTAGGATTTAAACAAAGCTGATGTTGCTGTTTTAATGGGGAGAAGAGGGCGGGATTGATATAAAACAGCGATATGAAAATGTAAGATAAGTATTAGTGTATAGGGTGATTTTTACGACTCATATAAAAAATAGATGCTAAGGGGTGAAGTCTGAATAAATACGCTTTGAAGCATGTTGAAATATAAGGGTTTATCTTTTTTAATATGGTTTTTTCTTGTCAATTAAACTTTAGTCTAGCTATTGCGGTTTTTTACATAATGTAACTATTTGCATGGGGTTAAGACAAAGGAAAGTCGACATGGATCATCAAATCAAAGATCAAAAAAACACTTCGCCAATCACCGTACTTATCTGCTTTATCATTGCAGTGATTGAAGGAGCAGATTTACAGGCAGCAGGTATTGCTGCTTCAGGTATTAAACAGTATTTCGCGTTAAGCCCAGAGCAACTGGGTATCTTTTTTAGTGCAGGCATTTTAGGCCTC from Acinetobacter pullicarnis encodes the following:
- the dmpG gene encoding 4-hydroxy-2-oxovalerate aldolase, translated to MSKIIVHDMTLRDGMHPQRHQTSIEQMIAISTALDQAGVPLIEVTHGDGLGGSSVNYGFAAATDEQYLTAVVPRMQQAKISALLIPGIGTVDHLKMAHEIGVSTIRVATHCTEADVSEQHIHTARQLGMDTVGFLMLAHMATPAQLLQEAEKMVSYGANCIYVTDSAGYMLPQDVTDRVAALRQSLDAKIEIGFHGHHNLGMGVANTVAAVDAGATRVDLAAAGLGAGAGNTPLELFIAVANRMGLETGVDLFKVQDIAEDLVIPMMLNPIRADRDAATLGYAGVYSSFLLFAKRAEAKYGVSAREILMELGRRGTVGGQEDMIEDLALTMSKAKAAQS
- a CDS encoding acetaldehyde dehydrogenase (acetylating), translating into MKKIKCALIGPGNIGTDLLYKLQRSEILEPVWMVGIDPQSEGLLRAAQMGLKTTSDGVDGLLPHVLADEVQIAFDATSAYVHAENSRKLNELGVLMIDLTPAAIGPFCVPPVNLNALLDAGQVPNVNMVTCGGQATIPMVAAISQVQPVAYAEIIATVSTKSVGPGTRKNIDEFTRTTAGAIEQVGGAKQGKAIIIINPAEPPLMMRDTVHCLVEGEPDQAAITASVHAMIAQVQQYVPGYRLVNGPIFEDNRVSVYLEVQGLGDFLPVYAGNLDIMTAAAARTAEMFAERLVKRAEESAHV